In a single window of the Delftia tsuruhatensis genome:
- a CDS encoding efflux transporter outer membrane subunit — protein sequence MPISLVPVSAAPRRVAAAAALLCAALALAGCASQGPAHPPLARLDASSLGLGAQTDGSSSAALPSADWWKALGDARLDALIAQALQDSPSLAVSRARFDKAAALATATSTATDVRGTLGADATRQHYSANGLVPAPIAGNTYNTGNLQAGLSWTPDFFGRHAADLQAALGQARAAQADSAAAANQLAAQVARSYVALARLIAQKEVAGRTLTQRQSLLELSQQRTRAGLDSQVELTQAQAGLPDAGTQIEMLDEQITLARRTIAVLCGQAPDAQQQLSPRLGTLRVQSVPGQLGADLLGRRPDVVAARWRVESATQGIESARADFYPDINLTAFIGLNAIGLDNLFKGSSRQMGVTPALRLPLFDGKRLRAQLRGTQADLDTAIAQYNGVVLDAVKEAGDAIASVQSLARQQQLQADSLDKAERAYDFAVQRYKAGLASQVTVLNTETQVITQRRLDVDLRARALDTRVALMKALGGGWIDGTAAVQVSQH from the coding sequence ATGCCCATTTCCCTCGTTCCCGTGTCCGCCGCACCCCGCCGCGTGGCCGCAGCGGCAGCCCTGCTTTGCGCCGCGCTCGCCCTGGCCGGTTGCGCCTCTCAAGGCCCTGCCCACCCACCGCTGGCCCGGCTGGATGCCTCCAGTCTGGGCCTGGGTGCGCAGACCGACGGGTCATCCAGTGCTGCCTTGCCCTCCGCTGATTGGTGGAAGGCTCTGGGTGATGCCCGGCTCGACGCCCTGATCGCCCAGGCGTTGCAGGACAGCCCCAGCCTGGCCGTGAGCCGGGCCCGCTTCGACAAGGCTGCGGCCCTTGCCACGGCGACCAGCACGGCCACCGACGTGCGCGGCACGCTCGGCGCGGACGCCACGCGGCAGCACTACAGCGCCAACGGCCTGGTGCCCGCGCCCATTGCCGGCAACACCTACAACACGGGCAATCTGCAGGCCGGCCTGAGCTGGACGCCGGATTTCTTCGGCCGCCATGCTGCCGATCTTCAAGCCGCGCTGGGCCAGGCCCGCGCCGCCCAGGCGGACAGCGCGGCCGCCGCGAACCAGCTGGCGGCCCAGGTGGCTCGCAGCTATGTGGCCCTGGCCCGCCTGATCGCGCAAAAAGAGGTGGCGGGTCGCACGCTGACCCAGCGCCAGTCGCTGCTGGAGCTGAGCCAGCAGCGCACGCGCGCCGGGCTGGACAGCCAGGTGGAGCTGACCCAGGCCCAGGCCGGGCTGCCCGATGCGGGCACGCAGATCGAGATGCTGGACGAGCAGATCACGCTGGCGCGCCGCACCATCGCCGTGCTGTGCGGCCAGGCACCGGATGCGCAGCAGCAGCTGTCGCCCCGGCTGGGAACGCTGCGTGTGCAGTCCGTGCCCGGCCAGCTGGGAGCGGACCTGCTGGGCCGCCGCCCCGACGTGGTGGCCGCGCGCTGGCGCGTGGAGTCGGCCACGCAGGGCATAGAGAGCGCACGTGCCGATTTCTATCCGGACATCAATCTCACGGCCTTCATCGGTCTCAATGCCATCGGCCTGGACAACCTGTTCAAGGGCAGCTCGCGCCAGATGGGCGTGACACCGGCGCTGCGCCTGCCCCTGTTCGACGGCAAGCGGCTGCGCGCCCAGTTGCGCGGCACGCAGGCGGACCTGGATACGGCCATCGCCCAATACAACGGGGTGGTGCTCGACGCGGTCAAGGAGGCGGGGGACGCCATTGCCTCCGTGCAGTCGCTGGCGCGCCAGCAGCAGTTGCAGGCCGACTCGCTGGACAAGGCCGAGCGCGCCTACGACTTCGCCGTGCAGCGCTACAAGGCCGGCCTGGCCAGCCAGGTGACGGTGCTCAATACCGAAACCCAGGTGATCACCCAGCGCCGCCTGGACGTGGACCTGCGCGCCCGCGCGCTGGACACGCGCGTGGCGCTGATGAAGGCCCTGGGCGGAGGCTGGATCGACGGCACCGCTGCCGTGCAGGTCAGCCAGCACTGA
- a CDS encoding efflux RND transporter periplasmic adaptor subunit, whose product MTDTNKQASSTPATAPAASPVANPQGRRKGLTLIAAAVAVAAVAWGGWHWMVARNYQTTDNAYVAGNVVQITPQVGGTVISIGSDDTDYVKPGQVLVQLDAADALVALSQAESQLAQTVRQVRTLYANNAPLVAQVAQREADLARLQADAARAREDVERRRPLLATGAVGKEEFEHAQSLARTAGNAAVAAEAAVRAAKAQLTAAEAQTKGSSAEEHPSVVAASAKVREAYLALQRTRLVSPVEGYVAKRGVQLGQRVASGAPLMTVVGLHNLWVDANFKESQLAQLRIGQKTELTADVYGDKISYHGTVVGMGAGTGAAFSLLPAQNATGNWIKVVQRVPVRIALSPEDLARHPLRVGLSMEVKVDVRDQQGEVLATATRNAPVAQTSIYDTALPQAEERIAHIVAGQNVAPLKQLPGLPPVAMADAQGQAPATMAAAPADSHATQSK is encoded by the coding sequence ATGACCGACACCAACAAGCAAGCTTCCAGCACACCCGCCACCGCGCCGGCCGCATCGCCCGTGGCCAATCCCCAGGGCCGCCGCAAGGGCCTGACCCTCATCGCCGCCGCCGTCGCGGTGGCCGCCGTCGCCTGGGGCGGCTGGCACTGGATGGTGGCCCGCAACTACCAGACCACGGACAACGCCTACGTGGCGGGCAATGTGGTGCAGATCACGCCCCAGGTGGGCGGCACGGTGATCAGCATAGGCTCGGACGATACCGACTACGTCAAGCCCGGCCAGGTGCTGGTGCAGCTGGACGCGGCCGATGCCCTGGTCGCCCTGTCCCAGGCCGAGTCGCAGCTGGCCCAGACCGTGCGCCAGGTGCGCACGCTGTATGCCAACAATGCGCCGCTGGTGGCCCAGGTGGCCCAGCGCGAGGCCGATCTGGCCCGGCTGCAGGCCGATGCGGCCCGCGCCCGCGAGGACGTGGAGCGCCGCCGCCCGCTGCTGGCCACGGGTGCCGTGGGCAAGGAAGAGTTCGAGCACGCCCAGTCGCTGGCCCGCACGGCCGGCAATGCCGCGGTGGCGGCCGAGGCCGCCGTGCGCGCCGCCAAGGCGCAACTGACGGCCGCAGAGGCCCAGACCAAGGGCAGTAGCGCCGAGGAACACCCCAGCGTGGTGGCCGCTTCCGCCAAGGTGCGCGAGGCCTATCTGGCGCTGCAGCGTACGCGCCTGGTCTCGCCCGTGGAGGGCTATGTGGCCAAGCGCGGCGTGCAACTGGGCCAGCGCGTGGCCTCGGGCGCGCCACTGATGACGGTGGTGGGCCTGCACAACCTGTGGGTGGACGCCAATTTCAAGGAAAGCCAGCTGGCCCAGCTGCGCATCGGCCAGAAGACCGAGCTGACGGCCGATGTCTACGGCGACAAGATCAGCTACCACGGCACCGTGGTGGGCATGGGCGCCGGAACGGGCGCAGCCTTCTCGCTGCTGCCCGCGCAGAACGCCACGGGCAACTGGATCAAGGTGGTACAGCGCGTGCCCGTGCGCATCGCGCTGTCGCCCGAGGACCTGGCCCGGCATCCGCTGCGTGTGGGCCTGTCCATGGAAGTCAAGGTGGACGTGCGCGACCAGCAGGGCGAGGTGCTGGCGACCGCCACGCGCAATGCCCCCGTGGCCCAGACCTCCATCTACGACACGGCGCTGCCGCAGGCGGAGGAACGCATCGCCCACATCGTGGCGGGCCAGAACGTGGCGCCACTCAAGCAGTTGCCCGGGCTGCCGCCCGTCGCCATGGCCGATGCGCAAGGCCAGGCGCCCGCCACCATGGCTGCCGCCCCTGCCGACAGCCATGCCACGCAGTCCAAGTAA
- a CDS encoding DUF4148 domain-containing protein produces the protein MRTSRFITLAALTLGLAGSALAQDGTYPATVTATAATGISRAQVLADLEMWHRAGLTYLSDREIDYRSEEYQRGLERYRQLLASPAYQEAVARLEKGHAVANK, from the coding sequence ATGCGCACTTCCCGCTTCATCACCCTGGCCGCCCTGACCCTTGGCCTGGCAGGCTCCGCCCTCGCCCAGGACGGCACCTATCCTGCAACGGTCACCGCCACCGCAGCCACCGGCATCAGCCGCGCCCAGGTCCTGGCCGACCTGGAAATGTGGCACCGCGCCGGCCTGACCTATCTGTCGGACCGGGAGATCGACTACCGGTCTGAGGAGTACCAGCGCGGCCTTGAACGCTACCGGCAACTGCTGGCGAGCCCTGCCTACCAGGAGGCCGTGGCTCGGCTGGAGAAGGGGCATGCCGTGGCGAATAAATGA
- a CDS encoding AzlC family ABC transporter permease encodes MNSSISLPSTAVAADSVSRRSEALRGFRDALPVMLGFVPFALVLGAQAVQKGLAPLEVPLMTGMNFGGGSEFTAIRLWTSPPHVLLIVAMSFLVNCRHILMGAALAPYLRHLPRRRALPALFFMCDESWALALADAQRNAARQISLPYYLGVSAGLYMAWVSCTAAGAFLGPRIGDLEQYGFDMAFTAVFLVLLRGMWKGMRACRPWLVSLLTAALVHKLVPGAWYVAAGALSGLACAALLAPRS; translated from the coding sequence ATGAATTCATCCATTTCCCTTCCATCCACTGCCGTCGCGGCAGATTCCGTTTCCCGCCGTTCCGAGGCCTTGCGCGGCTTCAGGGATGCGCTTCCCGTGATGCTGGGCTTCGTGCCCTTTGCCCTGGTGCTGGGCGCGCAGGCCGTGCAAAAGGGGCTGGCCCCGCTGGAAGTTCCGCTCATGACGGGCATGAACTTCGGCGGCGGCTCCGAGTTCACGGCCATCCGCCTGTGGACGTCGCCTCCGCATGTGCTGCTGATCGTGGCCATGTCCTTTCTGGTCAATTGCCGCCATATCCTGATGGGGGCGGCGCTGGCGCCTTACCTGCGCCATCTGCCTCGGCGCCGTGCGCTGCCGGCACTGTTTTTCATGTGCGACGAGAGCTGGGCGCTGGCCCTGGCCGATGCGCAGCGCAATGCGGCCCGGCAGATCAGCCTGCCGTACTACCTGGGCGTGTCGGCGGGCCTGTACATGGCCTGGGTGTCGTGTACCGCGGCAGGGGCCTTTCTGGGGCCGCGCATCGGGGACCTGGAGCAGTACGGCTTCGACATGGCGTTCACCGCGGTCTTTCTGGTGTTGCTGCGTGGCATGTGGAAGGGCATGCGGGCCTGTCGTCCGTGGCTGGTGAGCCTGTTGACGGCGGCCCTGGTCCACAAGCTGGTGCCCGGTGCCTGGTATGTGGCTGCGGGCGCCTTGTCTGGCCTGGCCTGCGCGGCCTTGCTGGCACCCAGGAGCTGA
- a CDS encoding MarR family winged helix-turn-helix transcriptional regulator, with protein sequence MTQPLLPNGLQPSDFYSPGSYTPFESVGFLMRKVLSSILQQADAQLAEHELTYVQWLPLYKLLLCSDATNAGMARDLGLDPASITRALDRLESKGMLRRERSTVDRRVVKLVLTDEGRAMAAKVPQVLSSVMNAHMAGFSHDESRQLLDMLRRLLANGDAMRAPETVPSAA encoded by the coding sequence ATGACCCAACCCCTCCTCCCCAACGGCCTGCAGCCCTCGGACTTCTACAGCCCAGGCAGCTACACGCCGTTCGAGAGCGTGGGTTTCCTCATGCGCAAGGTGCTCAGTTCCATCCTTCAGCAGGCCGATGCGCAGCTGGCCGAGCATGAGCTGACCTATGTGCAGTGGCTGCCGCTGTACAAGCTGCTGCTGTGCAGCGATGCGACGAATGCCGGCATGGCGCGCGACCTGGGGCTGGACCCGGCTTCCATCACGCGGGCGCTGGACCGGCTGGAGTCCAAGGGCATGCTGCGGCGCGAGCGCTCCACGGTGGACCGGCGCGTAGTCAAGCTGGTGCTGACCGATGAAGGGCGGGCCATGGCTGCCAAGGTGCCGCAGGTGCTGTCCAGCGTGATGAATGCCCACATGGCCGGCTTCAGCCATGACGAGTCGCGCCAGTTGCTGGACATGCTGCGCCGCCTTCTGGCCAACGGCGATGCCATGCGTGCACCGGAGACTGTGCCGTCCGCCGCCTGA
- a CDS encoding RHS repeat-associated core domain-containing protein, with the protein MAWQWLISGFGEVRPTTGERGYGQTVSGPSYAEVVKFDLRYPGQVFDEETGLSYNLHRYYDAATGRYVQADPIGLAGGWNRFGYVGGDPLNAIDPDGLNAVVALNRIAELGRGLYYRYGPAITEFIAGASGVNGAVASPAAINPLVAQIPTGVSRMAPIARGIAEGVESGAFCSAQQTSKIDGVIAETLGGRGNITSGFTLSADELLSAGQRFFGKNYVEIGKPGSGVFRSIDGTRQFRIDGNSLLGNHAPGLPHGHLELYAPKGNRPISNNHIIFGN; encoded by the coding sequence GTGGCCTGGCAGTGGCTGATCTCAGGGTTCGGCGAAGTGCGGCCCACGACGGGCGAACGCGGCTACGGCCAGACGGTCAGCGGCCCCAGCTATGCGGAGGTGGTGAAGTTCGACCTGCGGTATCCGGGTCAGGTGTTCGATGAAGAGACGGGGCTGTCGTACAACCTGCACCGGTACTACGATGCGGCGACGGGGAGGTATGTGCAGGCGGACCCGATCGGGTTGGCGGGTGGGTGGAATCGGTTTGGGTATGTGGGGGGTGATCCGCTCAATGCGATTGATCCGGATGGTCTGAACGCCGTTGTTGCGTTGAACAGGATCGCAGAGTTGGGACGGGGGCTTTACTACCGTTACGGGCCTGCGATCACGGAGTTCATTGCCGGGGCGTCGGGTGTAAACGGAGCGGTGGCTTCACCTGCGGCGATCAATCCGCTGGTTGCGCAGATTCCGACGGGTGTTTCGCGGATGGCGCCGATTGCGAGAGGGATTGCTGAGGGAGTGGAGTCGGGGGCGTTTTGTTCTGCACAACAGACATCAAAAATTGATGGCGTTATTGCTGAAACTCTCGGAGGTAGAGGAAACATCACTAGTGGATTCACGTTGTCAGCAGATGAACTTTTGAGCGCAGGGCAAAGATTTTTTGGGAAAAATTACGTTGAAATAGGAAAGCCAGGTAGTGGAGTCTTCAGGAGCATTGACGGGACTCGGCAGTTCCGAATTGATGGAAACTCACTGCTTGGGAATCATGCGCCAGGATTGCCGCATGGACATTTGGAGTTGTATGCTCCAAAAGGTAATAGGCCTATATCTAATAATCACATAATTTTCGGTAATTGA
- a CDS encoding RHS domain-containing protein, with translation MAVLGQYANSAAPAGQSDSTEIIYLPKASGPMPIAAEINGRLYAIHTDHLNTPRRLTNQQGQVAWQWLI, from the coding sequence TTGGCCGTACTGGGCCAGTACGCCAACAGCGCAGCGCCCGCAGGCCAGAGCGACAGCACGGAAATCATCTACCTGCCCAAGGCCAGCGGCCCCATGCCCATCGCGGCCGAGATCAATGGCCGCCTGTACGCCATCCACACGGACCACCTGAACACCCCCAGGCGCCTGACCAACCAGCAGGGGCAGGTGGCCTGGCAGTGGCTGATCTAA
- a CDS encoding DUF6984 family protein, which translates to MTNAKSASSWIRASCCQDNQVRLLREEEKALLNALLSRHKKFSKFVNEITFGEVYDMSDGGMGSIKFIGSENNVFGENLAEASYIDEDGVQVIITVYGDKAGGLYEVDFWKADFSPLKKYPQSDFLKIEC; encoded by the coding sequence ATGACTAACGCCAAATCTGCATCCTCGTGGATAAGAGCCTCTTGCTGCCAAGATAACCAAGTACGGCTTCTGCGCGAAGAAGAAAAAGCACTCTTGAATGCTTTGCTATCTCGGCACAAGAAATTTTCAAAATTTGTAAATGAAATTACATTTGGCGAGGTTTATGACATGTCGGATGGCGGCATGGGAAGCATAAAATTCATCGGGTCAGAAAATAATGTTTTTGGTGAAAATCTAGCCGAAGCCAGCTATATTGATGAGGATGGTGTTCAGGTGATAATTACTGTCTATGGAGATAAAGCAGGTGGTTTGTATGAGGTGGATTTTTGGAAGGCTGATTTTTCACCTCTGAAAAAATATCCGCAATCAGATTTTCTGAAAATAGAATGCTAA
- a CDS encoding RHS repeat-associated core domain-containing protein produces the protein MTSWTKIPSGLIPFCFNWVWRALLIHGIFLLCLGISQAQSIPSLPENIQSQTDWVDQSPAPLTIGHVYRSFGHPDEDADIGMGKGWTHSWSARLKLPTRYNTRYPASIAILLPDGSSALFLKAPGDHSAWTAATGADRLTGNVGGAWQFYRAHDDSLWSFDDKGWLTKLTLRNGWSYSILQTDGKVLSVANSFGRQLGFGYRSDGRLGSVTLPDGNTIHYDYNVQGSLSSVKVNSEQTRTYSYDNTAFPGLLTAVGDAQGHQILGFTYNAEGALSETARAEVSGAYRVSYAGAANVGSAGMLVSADTDNSNWYKASVTTTDPHGNSTTRQYRGTAAGVRLVGQNNARVRGTFKEELNADLLPASEEDFKGNKTSYQWNTSRQLIAQVVVASNRAEARRTQVEWHDTLSLPTRITESGRTTQFSYDSAGNLVGAVITDTVNNKTYSSAWAYGPNGLPYSYTDAAGRTLLGYDALGNLNKVTDPQGRISQYTHDGAGRVLTATEPSGLLRNYSYNPRGQLSSFSAGGLSTHLTYLPDGMPGTVTFANGYAITYQYDGALRVNRWSDNRGNSGQYMLDAWDNRTSESIQDGGGRVAWQVQRSINSINRVSEETLGSSQSTAWTYDANGDLATGRNGLGQTTTLQVDGLRRLAKVTDPLNASATLGYNALDAVTSAQDFKGVTTTYTRDALGNAKAEATPDAGNSTATYDALGLIATSQDATGRSLAVQRDALGRPTQLKYGASAVSTLRYDLPGNTYNGPGAPQASVGQLSEIQDPGVTTQYQRDILGRVLRKTQILASGDTRSMIHAYVPAGQGGAGELQAITYPSGKQATYLYDSTGQITGLQWNGQPLVTGLAWSPLGQPTAWQWPGFVQQPGATAALAEQRSYNTAGQLASSQLLNLSWDAAGRISLIQQQHMLPGTAAAQQAKLSSAFSYDAVGRLTASAHSAPAGLTLPTSWSLADTIELSASGYAWDANGNRTQVHYSNALASGTSTLQRNYQIAAGSNRLQGYAQTLQRPGSAAQTSNVAFSYDAAGALVKKGDRHLHYGADGRIAKAGEYADASDARAVSYVYNALGQRVLKSDARGAGQPITVQTLYAEDGMGSTVLGQYANQRSANSAAPAGQSDSTEVIYLPTASGPMPIAAEINGRLYAIHTDHLNTPRRLTNQQGQVAWQWLISGFGEVRPTTGDRGYGQTVSGPSYAEAVKFDLRYPGQVFDEETGLSYNLHRYYDAATGRYVQADPIGLAGGWNRFGYVANNPLNDVDPQGLHPVLGRLQGLYYRYGPAITEFIAGASGVNGAVASPAAINPLVAQIPTGVSRMTPIARGIAEGVESGAFCSARGSTGLYRAVGPEEFNSIMKTKQFSFPPNGSEMKQFGFQFDEVLKFSNFQSDYAAIIRVDIPTNILGNFNITHGQIDPFIFRSGVLTIQGIDDLNKLNQSLRSINHAY, from the coding sequence ATGACCTCTTGGACCAAGATTCCCAGTGGATTGATACCGTTCTGTTTTAATTGGGTTTGGCGCGCCTTGCTGATCCATGGCATATTTTTGCTGTGCCTGGGGATTTCTCAGGCCCAGAGCATCCCGAGCCTCCCCGAAAATATCCAATCGCAAACCGACTGGGTTGACCAAAGCCCCGCCCCCCTCACTATCGGTCATGTCTACCGCAGCTTCGGCCATCCTGATGAAGATGCCGACATCGGCATGGGCAAGGGCTGGACGCATTCGTGGTCCGCTCGCCTCAAGCTGCCCACGCGTTACAACACCCGGTATCCGGCAAGCATCGCCATCCTTTTGCCTGACGGCTCCTCGGCCCTCTTCCTCAAGGCCCCGGGAGATCACTCTGCCTGGACGGCGGCAACCGGTGCTGACAGGCTCACGGGCAATGTGGGCGGGGCCTGGCAGTTCTACCGAGCCCATGACGACAGTTTGTGGAGTTTTGACGACAAAGGCTGGCTGACCAAGCTCACCTTGCGCAATGGCTGGAGCTATAGCATCTTGCAAACCGATGGCAAGGTTCTGTCCGTGGCCAATTCCTTTGGCCGGCAACTTGGCTTTGGCTACCGGTCGGACGGCAGGCTCGGGTCCGTCACCTTGCCCGATGGCAATACCATCCACTACGACTACAACGTCCAGGGGAGCCTCAGCTCCGTCAAAGTCAACAGCGAACAGACCCGTACCTACAGCTACGACAACACCGCATTCCCGGGGCTGCTGACGGCCGTGGGCGATGCCCAGGGCCACCAGATTCTGGGCTTTACCTACAACGCCGAGGGGGCCCTGAGCGAGACGGCCCGGGCAGAGGTCTCCGGGGCATACCGGGTTTCCTATGCAGGGGCCGCCAATGTCGGTTCGGCGGGCATGCTGGTGAGCGCAGACACGGACAACTCCAACTGGTACAAAGCCTCCGTCACCACGACCGACCCCCATGGCAACAGCACCACCCGCCAGTACCGGGGCACGGCCGCCGGCGTGCGCCTGGTCGGGCAGAACAATGCGCGCGTCCGGGGCACATTCAAGGAAGAGCTCAATGCCGATCTGCTGCCTGCTTCCGAGGAGGATTTCAAAGGCAACAAAACCAGCTACCAGTGGAACACCAGCCGTCAGCTGATTGCGCAGGTCGTCGTTGCCTCCAATCGCGCAGAGGCCCGCAGGACTCAAGTCGAATGGCATGACACCCTGTCGCTGCCCACCAGGATCACAGAGTCTGGGCGTACTACCCAGTTCAGCTACGACAGCGCCGGCAACCTTGTGGGGGCCGTGATCACGGATACCGTGAACAACAAGACCTACTCCAGCGCCTGGGCCTATGGCCCCAATGGGCTGCCGTACTCTTACACCGACGCTGCCGGCCGGACCCTGTTGGGCTATGACGCCCTGGGCAACCTCAACAAGGTCACCGACCCGCAGGGCCGTATCAGCCAGTACACCCATGATGGTGCTGGCCGCGTCCTGACCGCGACCGAACCCTCCGGCCTGCTGCGCAACTACAGTTACAACCCGCGCGGACAACTGAGCAGCTTCAGCGCAGGCGGCTTGTCGACCCATCTCACCTACCTGCCTGATGGCATGCCGGGCACCGTCACGTTCGCCAATGGCTATGCCATCACCTATCAATACGACGGTGCCCTGCGCGTCAATCGCTGGAGCGACAACCGTGGCAACTCCGGGCAGTACATGCTGGATGCCTGGGACAACCGCACCAGTGAATCCATCCAGGACGGCGGGGGCCGGGTGGCTTGGCAGGTGCAGCGTTCCATCAACAGCATCAATCGCGTCAGCGAAGAGACCCTGGGCAGCAGCCAGAGCACCGCTTGGACCTACGACGCCAACGGCGACCTGGCCACCGGTCGCAACGGCCTGGGGCAGACCACCACGCTGCAAGTCGACGGCCTGCGCCGCCTCGCCAAGGTCACCGACCCGCTCAACGCCAGCGCCACACTCGGCTACAACGCCCTGGACGCCGTCACCTCCGCCCAGGACTTCAAGGGCGTCACCACCACCTATACCCGCGATGCGCTGGGCAACGCCAAGGCCGAGGCCACCCCCGACGCCGGCAACAGCACCGCCACCTACGACGCCCTGGGCCTGATCGCCACCAGCCAGGACGCCACGGGCCGCAGCCTGGCCGTGCAGCGCGACGCCCTGGGCCGCCCCACCCAGCTCAAGTACGGGGCCAGCGCCGTCTCCACGCTGCGCTACGACCTGCCCGGCAACACCTACAACGGCCCCGGTGCACCTCAGGCCAGCGTCGGCCAGCTCAGCGAGATCCAGGACCCTGGCGTTACCACCCAGTACCAGCGCGACATCCTGGGCCGGGTGCTGCGCAAGACCCAGATCCTGGCCAGTGGCGACACCCGGTCGATGATCCATGCCTACGTGCCCGCAGGCCAGGGCGGTGCCGGCGAGCTGCAAGCCATCACCTACCCCAGTGGCAAACAGGCCACCTACCTGTACGACAGCACCGGCCAGATCACGGGCCTGCAATGGAACGGCCAGCCCCTGGTCACCGGCCTGGCCTGGAGCCCCCTGGGCCAGCCCACGGCCTGGCAGTGGCCGGGCTTCGTGCAGCAGCCCGGCGCCACGGCGGCCCTGGCCGAGCAGCGCAGCTACAACACCGCAGGCCAGTTGGCCAGCAGCCAGCTGCTGAACCTGAGCTGGGATGCCGCGGGCCGCATCAGCCTGATCCAGCAGCAGCACATGCTGCCGGGCACGGCGGCGGCGCAGCAGGCCAAGCTGTCCAGCGCCTTCAGCTACGACGCCGTGGGGCGCCTGACGGCCAGCGCCCACAGCGCCCCCGCCGGCCTCACCCTGCCCACGAGCTGGAGCCTGGCCGACACCATCGAGCTGAGCGCCTCCGGCTACGCCTGGGACGCCAATGGCAACCGCACCCAGGTGCACTACAGCAATGCCCTGGCATCGGGCACCTCCACGCTGCAACGCAACTACCAGATCGCCGCAGGCAGCAACCGCCTGCAAGGCTATGCCCAGACACTGCAACGCCCGGGCAGCGCAGCGCAGACCAGCAACGTGGCCTTCAGCTACGACGCTGCGGGCGCCCTGGTCAAGAAGGGCGACAGGCACCTGCACTACGGCGCCGACGGCCGCATCGCCAAGGCCGGCGAATACGCGGACGCCAGCGACGCACGGGCCGTCAGCTACGTCTACAACGCCCTGGGCCAGCGCGTGCTCAAGAGCGATGCGCGTGGAGCGGGCCAGCCCATCACCGTGCAGACCCTGTACGCCGAGGACGGCATGGGCAGCACCGTGCTGGGCCAGTACGCCAACCAGCGCAGCGCCAACAGCGCAGCGCCCGCAGGCCAGAGCGACAGCACGGAAGTCATCTACCTGCCCACGGCCAGCGGCCCCATGCCCATCGCGGCAGAGATCAATGGCCGCCTGTACGCCATCCACACGGACCACCTGAACACCCCCCGGCGCCTGACCAACCAGCAAGGGCAGGTGGCTTGGCAGTGGCTGATCTCAGGGTTCGGCGAAGTGCGGCCCACCACGGGAGATCGTGGCTATGGCCAGACGGTCAGCGGCCCCAGCTATGCGGAGGCGGTGAAGTTCGACCTGCGGTATCCGGGTCAGGTGTTCGATGAAGAGACGGGGCTGTCGTACAACCTGCACCGGTACTACGATGCGGCGACGGGGAGGTATGTGCAGGCGGACCCGATCGGGTTGGCTGGGGGGTGGAATCGGTTTGGGTATGTAGCCAACAACCCGCTCAACGATGTGGACCCACAAGGCCTGCACCCTGTGCTGGGCAGGCTGCAAGGCCTGTACTACCGTTACGGGCCTGCGATCACGGAGTTCATTGCCGGGGCGTCGGGGGTCAATGGCGCGGTGGCATCACCTGCGGCGATCAATCCGCTGGTTGCTCAGATTCCGACGGGTGTTTCGCGGATGACGCCTATTGCGAGAGGGATTGCTGAGGGAGTGGAGTCGGGGGCGTTTTGTTCTGCTAGAGGCTCGACTGGTCTCTATCGTGCAGTTGGCCCGGAAGAATTCAATAGCATAATGAAAACAAAGCAGTTTTCGTTTCCTCCTAATGGCAGCGAAATGAAGCAATTTGGTTTTCAATTTGATGAAGTTCTGAAGTTTTCAAATTTTCAATCGGATTATGCGGCAATAATAAGGGTTGACATTCCAACAAATATTCTGGGTAATTTCAATATTACCCATGGTCAAATAGATCCGTTCATATTTAGGAGTGGTGTTCTGACAATTCAAGGGATTGATGATTTAAATAAACTCAATCAATCATTAAGATCTATTAATCACGCATACTAG